One Phaseolus vulgaris cultivar G19833 chromosome 11, P. vulgaris v2.0, whole genome shotgun sequence genomic window carries:
- the LOC137838096 gene encoding uncharacterized protein — MLLEARGHDDTPDPDLNFTKADLVGVVPHDNDPVVISVVMVGRKVHRALIDQGSSADVLFWSTCVNLRLSLDQMRSHDGCLVGFAGDQVEVQGYIDLRTTFMDEEATKISSSGRPSLNRLGAVASTKHMKMKLPSLKGKVVEVLEAELGHRQRPGPAGDIREWEIEGKLFKLSASLGQELQDQIVGVIARHLDMFAWSSTDMPGIIPDFLCHMLTMDNRVRPIVQRRRKFNEERRLIIKTET; from the exons ATGTTGCTGGAGGCGAGAGGTCATGATGACACGCCAGATCCAGATCTCAATTTCACGAAGGCAGACTTGGTAGGTGTAGtccctcacgacaacgaccctgtagTGATATCCGTTGTTATGGTGGGGAGAAAGGTGCATCGGGCTCTCATTGACCAAGGGAGCTCAGCTGATGTATTGTTTTGGTCCACGTGTGTCAACTTGCGGCTATCCCTCGATCAGATGAGGTCGCATGATGGATGCTTAGTTGGCTTTGCAGGGGACCAAGTGGAGGTTCAAGGCTACATTGATTTAAGGACGACTTTTATGGATGAGGAAGCAACCAAGATTTCTTCATCAG GGAGGCCCTCACTAAACAGGTTAGGAGCGGTAGCTTCTACGAAGCACATGAAAATGAAGCTACCATCCCTTAAGGGAAAG GTTGTCGAGGTCTTGGAAGCCGAGTTAGGCCATAGACAACGACCGGGACCAGCTGGTGACATCCGAGAATGGGAAATCGAAGGAAAGTTGTTCAAGCTCAGTGCCTCGCTAGGTCAGGAGTTGCAGGACCAAATAGTTGGGGTGATAGCCAGGCACCTGGACATGTTCGCGTGGTCCTCCACTGACATGCCTGGGATAATCCCTGATTTCCTATGCCACATGCTCACTATGGACAACAGGGTTCGGCCAATAGTACAGAggaggaggaaatttaatgaagaaaggcgCCTAATCATCAAAACAGAGACTTAG
- the LOC137827438 gene encoding receptor-like protein kinase HSL1, producing the protein MFSRMFLFFLYFLFLLSPPGLSLSLTQDGLFLLQARSCLSDPNNSLSSWNAAASTPCRWRGVTCDHHSAAVTALDLSFSFLSGPFPAALCRLPSLSSLNLSYNLINSTLSTVSLCRFLLYLDLSQNALVGPIDSLATLTSLRYLDLSGNNLTGEIPESLAALPHLETLNLVSNLFTGTIPASLGNLTLLKRLQLAYNPFKPGPIPRELGNLGNLETLYLALCNLEGPIPDTFSNLVNLISLDLSQNSITGHIPQWFTRFTRVTQIELYNNSLSGKLPRGMSKMTSLKLFDASRNELTGTIPTELCELPLESLNLNENKLEGILPGAIARSPNLSELKLFSNRLIGTLPSDLGSNSPLNQIDVSFNRFSGEIPANICRRGQLEQLILIYNSFSGEIPESLGKCKSLTRVRLRNNNLSGSVPEGVWSLPRLHLLELLENYFSGHISKGISGSSSLSNLLLSNNRFSGSIPQEIGLLDSLVEFAASNNNLSGQIPGSMVKMKQLVNLDLSCNQLSSDLKFGGIGYLNKVTDLNLSHNRLDGNVPSELGRFLVLNSLDLSWNNFSGEIPLQLQNLRLSELNLSYNKLSGDIPPLYANAKYKTSFIGNPGLCSHLPGLSNCYGRNKNWRYMWILWSIFVLAGVVFVMGVAWFYFRYRKVKKLKKGFYTSSWKSFHKLRFSGFEVTKLLNEANVIGRGASGKVYKVVLSNGEVVAVKKLSGVPAKVDENVGSRKDEFDAEVETLGRIRHKNIVRLWCCCNSGDHKLLVFEYMPNGSLADLLQGSKKSLLDWPTRYKIVVDAAEGLCYLHHDCVPPIVHRDVKSNNILVDDEFVAKVADFGVAKMVARAGQGTESMSIIAGSYGYIAPEYAYTMRVNEKSDIYSFGVVILELVTGRPPIDPEYSENDLVKWVSSALEHEGLDHVIDPTLDSKHREEISKVLSVGLHCTSSISITRPTMRKVVKMLREVTTVPKCTSVNDGNDPSYHEDSSHCITED; encoded by the exons ATGTTCAGCAGAATGTTCCTGTTTTTTCTTTACTTCCTCTTCCTTCTCTCTCCTCCGggactctctctctctctaaccCAAGACGgtcttttcctcctccaggcgCGCAGTTGCCTCTCCGACCCCAACAACTCACTCTCCTCCTGGAACGCCGCCGCCTCCACCCCGTGCCGCTGGAGGGGCGTCACCTGCGACCATCATTCAGCAGCAGTGACTGCCCTCGATCTCTCCTTCTCCTTCCTCTCCGGCCCCTTCCCCGCCGCCCTCTGCCGCCTCCCCTCCCTCTCCTCCCTCAACCTCTCCTACAACCTTATCAACTCCACCCTCTCCACGGTCTCCCTCTGCCGCTTCCTCCTCTATCTCGACCTCTCTCAAAACGCCCTCGTGGGCCCCATCGATTCCCTCGCCACACTCACCTCCCTCCGCTACCTCGACCTCTCAGGCAACAACCTCACCGGCGAAATTCCGGAGAGCCTCGCCGCCCTACCCCACCTCGAAACGCTCAACCTCGTTAGCAATCTTTTCACCGGCACCATCCCTGCTTCACTCGGTAACCTCACTTTGCTGAAACGCCTTCAACTCGCTTACAACCCCTTCAAGCCGGGTCCCATACCGAGAGAACTGGGTAACCTTGGAAACCTTGAAACGCTTTATCTCGCTCTGTGCAACCTGGAAGGTCCCATTCCTGACACCTTTAGCAATCTCGTTAACTTGATAAGCCTCGACTTGTCTCAGAACAGCATCACCGGTCACATTCCGCAATGGTTCACGCGTTTCACGCGCGTCACCCAAATTGAGCTTTACAATAATTCGCTCTCCGGGAAGCTACCCAGAGGAATGTCGAAGATGACGAGTTTGAAATTATTCGACGCGTCCAGGAACGAGTTGACTGGGACCATTCCGACCGAGTTGTGCGAGTTGCCACTCGAGTCTCTGAATTTAAATGAGAACAAACTCGAAGGGATTTTGCCGGGGGCCATTGCGCGTTCTCCGAACCTCAGTGAACTCAAACTTTTCAGTAACAGACTCATCGGAACGTTGCCGAGTGACTTGGGGAGTAACTCACCGTTGAACCAGATTGACGTTTCGTTTAACCGGTTTTCTGGCGAAATTCCCGCGAATATTTGCCGGCGGGGGCAGCTTGAGCAGCTAATCTTGATATACAATTCGTTTTCGGGTGAAATTCCCGAGAGTCTCGGGAAATGCAAGAGTTTAACGAGGGTTCGGTTAAGGAACAATAATCTCTCGGGAAGTGTTCCTGAAGGGGTTTGGAGTTTGCCCCGTTTGCATTTGCTTGAGCTTttggaaaattatttttctggGCACATTTCTAAGGGGATTTCTGGCTCTTCCAGCTTGTCAAATTTGTTGCTTTCTAATAACCGGTTTTCTGGGTCGATTCCTCAGGAAATTGGGTTATTGGACAGTCTTGTGGAGTTTGCTGCTAGTAATAATAATCTCTCGGGTCAGATTCCGGGGAGTATGGTAAAGATGAAGCAGTTGGTTAATCTCGATCTCAGTTGTAATCAACTTTCTAGTGATCTTAAATTTGGTGGAATTGGTTACTTGAATAAGGTCACTGACCTTAATTTGTCACATAATAGGTTGGATGGAAATGTTCCAAGTGAATTAGGAAGATTCCTTGTGCTTAATTCTCTTGATCTTTCTTGGAACAATTTCTCTGGGGAGATTCCATTGCAGTTGCAAAATTTGAGGCTATCTGAGCTGAATTTGTCTTACAACAAGCTCTCAGGGGATATTCCTCCTCTTTATGCCAATGCCAAGTATAAGACGAGTTTTATAGGGAATCCTGGCCTCTGTAGTCATCTCCCTGGGCTTAGTAATTGTTATGGTAGGAATAAGAACTGGAGGTATATGTGGATTTTGTGGTCCATTTTTGTGCTTGCTGGAGTTGTGTTCGTTATGGGGGTGGCATGGTTTTACTTTAGGTACAGGAAGGtgaagaaattgaagaaagggTTTTACACTTCAAGTTGGAAATCATTTCACAAGCTGCGGTTTAGTGGGTTTGAGGTTACTAAGTTGCTGAATGAGGCCAATGTGATAGGAAGGGGAGCATCTGGGAAGGTGTACAAGGTGGTGCTTAGCAATGGTGAGGTGGTGGCAGTGAAAAAATTGAGTGGAGTCCCAGCGAAAGTGGATGAAAATGTTGGTTCTAGAAAAGATGAATTTGATGCTGAAGTAGAAACACTAGGGAGGATTAGGCACAAGAATATTGTGAGATTGTGGTGTTGCTGCAACAGTGGGGACCATAAGCTATTGGTTTTCGAATACATGCCAAATGGGAGCTTGGCTGATCTGTTACAGGGTAGCAAGAAGAGCTTATTGGATTGGCCTACTAGGTATAAAATTGTTGTTGATGCTGCTGAGGGGCTTTGTTATTTGCATCATGATTGTGTCCCACCCATTGTCCACAGGGATGTGAAATCTAACAATATATTGGTTGATGATGAGTTTGTGGCAAAAGTTGCAGATTTTGGAGTTGCCAAAATGGTTGCAAGAGCCGGCCAAGGGACAGAATCAATGTCTATTATTGCAGGATCATATGGCTACATTGCACCAG AATACGCATACACAATGAGGGTGAATGAGAAGAGTGACATATACAGCTTTGGAGTGGTGATTTTGGAGTTGGTAACTGGGAGACCCCCCATTGATCCAGAGTATAGTGAAAATGATTTGGTGAAATGGGTTTCCTCTGCATTGGAACATGAAGGACTGGATCATGTAATTGATCCTACATTGGACTCCAAACACAGGGAAGAAATAAGCAAGGTATTGAGTGTGGGTCTGCATTGCACCAGCTCCATCTCAATAACTCGCCCTACAATGAGAAAAGTGGTTAAAATGCTTCGTGAGGTAACAACAGTGCCCAAATGCACAAGTGTAAACGATGGAAATGACCCTTCTTACCATGAAGACTCGTCTCATTGTATCACTGAAGACTAG